The following are from one region of the Prochlorococcus marinus str. SB genome:
- a CDS encoding high light inducible protein yields the protein MTKSGVTTESGGRQNMFPSETRPYIDETVSYDGYPQNAEKVNGRWAMVGFVALLGAYVTTGQIIPGIF from the coding sequence ATGACAAAATCTGGAGTTACTACAGAATCAGGTGGAAGACAGAATATGTTCCCATCAGAAACTAGGCCTTATATTGATGAAACTGTGTCTTACGATGGATATCCTCAAAATGCAGAAAAAGTAAATGGTAGATGGGCTATGGTTGGTTTCGTTGCATTATTAGGTGCCTATGTCACAACAGGACAGATCATTCCAGGAATTTTTTAG
- a CDS encoding high light inducible protein, giving the protein MKKNEPKIVEKEKIVAEKLNGRFAMLGFVALVGAYLTTGQIIPGFI; this is encoded by the coding sequence ATGAAAAAAAACGAACCAAAAATAGTTGAAAAAGAAAAAATCGTTGCTGAAAAGCTTAACGGCAGATTCGCAATGTTGGGTTTTGTTGCTCTAGTTGGAGCATATTTAACTACAGGTCAAATCATTCCAGGTTTTATCTAA
- a CDS encoding high light inducible protein — MTPEAERFNGLAAMLGFVAAVGAYVTTGQIIPGWF; from the coding sequence ATGACTCCAGAAGCAGAACGTTTTAATGGATTGGCAGCAATGTTAGGTTTCGTTGCAGCAGTTGGCGCATATGTCACAACAGGCCAGATTATTCCAGGTTGGTTCTAA
- a CDS encoding DUF938 domain-containing protein produces the protein MENRLFFSATLRNRDCIGDVLSRIIKKGSVLEIGSGSGEHGVFFQKRFPEIIWQTSDPELVHRKSISSWIEYEDLSKKMPQPLDIDVEKIPWKIPLILANSLQGIVSINMIHVAEWSCTVALFRESGKLLNKGQFLILYGPFKICNKYTSESNYFFDNSLKMQNDLWGIKNLEEVCDESRKNGFSQEDIIEMPANNFSIIYRKVS, from the coding sequence TTGGAAAATAGACTTTTTTTTTCGGCAACTCTAAGAAATAGAGACTGTATTGGTGATGTACTATCCCGAATTATAAAAAAAGGTTCAGTATTGGAAATCGGGAGTGGCAGTGGTGAACATGGAGTGTTTTTTCAGAAACGATTTCCTGAAATAATTTGGCAAACAAGTGACCCAGAGTTAGTGCATAGAAAAAGTATAAGTTCTTGGATTGAGTATGAAGACCTATCTAAGAAAATGCCCCAGCCTCTTGATATTGATGTAGAAAAAATTCCTTGGAAAATTCCATTGATATTAGCTAATTCTTTGCAAGGAATAGTCTCTATAAATATGATTCATGTAGCAGAGTGGTCTTGTACTGTAGCACTCTTTAGAGAGTCAGGAAAACTACTGAATAAGGGACAATTTTTGATTTTGTATGGGCCATTTAAAATTTGTAATAAGTATACAAGTGAAAGTAATTATTTTTTCGATAATTCATTAAAAATGCAAAATGATCTATGGGGTATTAAAAATCTTGAGGAAGTTTGTGATGAGAGTAGGAAAAATGGTTTTTCTCAAGAGGATATTATTGAAATGCCTGCAAATAATTTTTCAATAATTTACAGAAAAGTTTCTTGA
- a CDS encoding fatty acid desaturase translates to MSNIKFSGLKGQALVIKDKDIPSIKEFQDVIPDNYFRCNTKTSLRYLLQSVFIQSLVVAIGLSIPFTPKMIPIWIIYALISGTTAMGFWVIAHECGHGAFSKNKKLESVTGYLLHSLLLVPYFSWQRSHAVHHRFTNNITNGETHVPLVIKGNGVTEKVGGEKELHFSNTLGKKKYGILQLVLHLIFGWPAYLLTGSTGGVKYGTSNHFWPIKPFSKALWPSVWAKKVWISDIGVGLTLVGIIYLVFKYGLFPVIALYFGPLLVINCWLVVYTWLHHTDSDVPHLSNTEFSFMRGAFLSIDRPYGRVLNFLHHNIGSSHVVHHVCPTIPHYHAKKATVLIKKAFKKAYLFNPDPIHKALWNIACNCVAVESDIKRGRYIWQSSYKNGGLKTQ, encoded by the coding sequence TTGAGTAATATAAAATTTTCTGGTCTTAAAGGCCAAGCGCTTGTAATAAAGGATAAAGATATTCCAAGCATAAAAGAATTTCAGGATGTTATCCCAGATAACTACTTTAGGTGCAATACCAAAACTTCTTTGAGGTATCTTTTACAATCAGTTTTCATTCAATCATTAGTAGTTGCAATAGGGTTATCTATTCCATTTACCCCAAAAATGATCCCAATTTGGATAATTTACGCATTAATATCAGGTACCACTGCAATGGGATTCTGGGTAATTGCCCATGAATGTGGGCATGGAGCATTCTCTAAAAACAAAAAATTGGAATCTGTAACTGGTTATTTACTACATTCATTACTTCTGGTGCCTTATTTTTCTTGGCAACGTTCTCATGCAGTTCATCATCGATTCACAAATAACATAACTAATGGAGAAACTCACGTCCCTTTAGTCATTAAAGGGAACGGAGTTACAGAAAAAGTTGGCGGAGAAAAAGAATTACATTTTTCAAATACCTTAGGTAAGAAAAAATATGGAATTCTTCAACTTGTTTTACATCTAATATTTGGCTGGCCTGCTTATTTACTTACTGGAAGTACAGGAGGTGTTAAATATGGCACTTCAAATCATTTTTGGCCAATTAAACCATTTTCTAAAGCATTATGGCCATCAGTATGGGCCAAGAAAGTTTGGATATCAGATATTGGCGTAGGTTTGACATTAGTGGGCATTATTTATTTAGTTTTCAAGTATGGATTGTTTCCAGTAATTGCTCTGTATTTTGGCCCTTTATTAGTGATTAATTGTTGGTTAGTAGTTTATACATGGCTTCATCATACAGATTCAGATGTACCTCATCTTTCAAATACGGAATTTTCCTTCATGAGAGGAGCATTTCTATCGATTGACAGGCCTTACGGTAGAGTCCTTAATTTTCTTCACCATAATATAGGTTCTAGCCATGTCGTTCATCATGTATGTCCAACAATACCTCATTATCACGCAAAAAAGGCAACTGTCTTAATTAAAAAAGCCTTTAAAAAAGCATATCTTTTTAATCCTGATCCAATACACAAAGCTTTATGGAATATTGCCTGCAATTGCGTTGCTGTTGAGTCAGACATCAAGAGAGGAAGATATATATGGCAATCTTCATACAAAAATGGTGGATTAAAAACACAATAA
- a CDS encoding fatty acid desaturase, producing MLKVNRGDFLIKPFLKRNNIRASYQIISTIFPIISIWLIIYHIINQPFTLFFKGFLLIPFIVLLTLLSSRTFSLMHDCGHNSLFTKRKLNRLFGFLLGLVNGIPQKSWSIDHAFHHRNNGNWEIYKGPIDVLSIEDYESLTKREQIFYKASRNWMMLFPGGFFYLVLKPRLGLAIIIFNFSKDILEETFIKIKNREISQLLAINSRVKPPFSDYGDNFSELCELIINNIVVIIGWIFMCKWLGFVFFVSFYSIVLTLSAAILICVFFVQHNYENTYAKNTKNWDLIDGAILGSSNLDIPNWLNWFLADISFHSIHHLSERIPNYNLRACHKANIHLLQQSKFLKLSDFSNCFKYIIWDNKNEKLIPIN from the coding sequence ATGCTTAAAGTAAATAGAGGTGATTTTTTAATAAAGCCATTTTTAAAAAGAAATAATATTAGAGCTTCTTATCAAATTATTTCTACCATCTTCCCAATAATTTCTATTTGGTTAATCATCTACCACATAATAAATCAACCATTTACATTGTTTTTTAAAGGATTTCTATTGATACCTTTTATAGTTCTCCTAACACTATTGTCTTCTAGAACATTCTCATTAATGCATGATTGTGGTCATAATTCTCTTTTTACAAAACGGAAATTAAACCGCTTATTTGGATTTTTACTTGGCTTGGTTAATGGTATTCCTCAGAAGTCATGGTCAATTGATCATGCATTTCATCATAGAAATAATGGAAATTGGGAAATTTACAAAGGGCCTATAGATGTTTTAAGTATTGAAGATTATGAATCCCTTACAAAAAGAGAGCAAATATTTTATAAAGCAAGTCGAAACTGGATGATGCTTTTCCCTGGTGGTTTTTTTTACTTAGTTTTAAAACCTAGATTAGGACTGGCCATTATTATTTTTAATTTCAGTAAAGATATATTAGAGGAGACTTTTATCAAAATAAAAAATAGAGAAATATCTCAACTTCTAGCTATTAATTCAAGAGTCAAACCACCTTTTTCTGATTATGGAGATAATTTCAGTGAATTATGTGAATTAATAATCAATAATATAGTAGTAATAATAGGATGGATTTTTATGTGTAAATGGTTGGGGTTTGTTTTTTTCGTTTCATTCTATTCCATTGTATTAACCTTATCAGCAGCAATTTTAATATGTGTTTTTTTCGTACAACATAACTATGAGAATACATATGCTAAAAATACAAAAAATTGGGATCTTATTGATGGAGCGATTTTAGGTAGTAGCAATTTAGATATACCTAATTGGCTAAATTGGTTTTTAGCAGACATATCCTTCCATAGTATCCATCATCTCTCTGAGAGAATACCAAATTACAACTTGAGAGCCTGTCATAAAGCAAATATTCATTTGCTCCAACAATCAAAGTTCTTAAAATTAAGCGATTTTTCAAACTGCTTCAAATATATTATTTGGGATAATAAAAATGAAAAATTAATTCCTATAAATTAA
- a CDS encoding M protein, which yields MSIPFYDFPSSPILIIGALGITVAIAVFFISYQKYFNSPFNKELAEKKKALIKERKELKERLEKIEQDLKNL from the coding sequence TTGTCAATTCCATTTTACGACTTTCCTTCATCTCCAATTTTAATAATTGGTGCTCTTGGCATTACAGTAGCGATAGCAGTTTTTTTTATCTCTTACCAAAAATATTTCAATTCTCCTTTCAACAAAGAGCTGGCAGAAAAGAAAAAAGCCTTAATTAAGGAGCGAAAAGAATTAAAAGAAAGATTAGAAAAAATAGAACAAGATTTAAAAAATTTATAA
- a CDS encoding DUF805 domain-containing protein produces the protein MLNNFFNAYKEFWIKATEFKGFTSQSDWWLVQLANLIISLLTIPIFLKTFGFNAYGLVCVIPQIAIDIRRIRDFGKDWKWIFINLIPIFGWILWFIWLGFGKTGNGKNKLI, from the coding sequence ATGCTTAATAACTTTTTTAATGCATATAAAGAGTTTTGGATTAAAGCTACAGAATTCAAAGGATTCACATCTCAATCGGACTGGTGGTTAGTTCAATTAGCGAATCTTATAATTTCTTTACTGACTATCCCAATATTTTTAAAAACGTTTGGTTTCAATGCTTATGGATTAGTTTGTGTCATTCCTCAAATAGCTATTGATATAAGAAGAATCAGAGACTTTGGAAAAGATTGGAAATGGATCTTTATTAATTTAATACCTATCTTCGGATGGATCTTATGGTTCATCTGGCTAGGCTTTGGTAAGACTGGTAATGGGAAAAATAAACTTATATAG
- a CDS encoding cupin domain-containing protein, which translates to MKVLITSPCSASVIIQYGIKSWPIWECEPSKFQWNYDDKEICLIIEGQAKISTQNGDIYVIKAGDLVEFPAGLNCEWEVTKSIKKHYRLGS; encoded by the coding sequence GTGAAAGTTCTAATAACTTCCCCCTGTAGTGCAAGCGTAATAATTCAGTATGGAATAAAAAGTTGGCCTATTTGGGAATGTGAGCCAAGCAAATTTCAATGGAATTACGATGATAAAGAAATTTGCTTAATTATTGAAGGTCAAGCGAAAATAAGTACCCAAAACGGTGACATTTACGTGATTAAAGCTGGAGATCTAGTTGAGTTTCCTGCTGGACTTAACTGCGAATGGGAAGTAACCAAAAGTATTAAAAAACATTATCGATTAGGTAGCTAA
- a CDS encoding EamA family transporter: protein MIGILSAFGAATSWTYACFIWRSQTQKYKSIDINLIKNIIAFLIFIPAFINLNSTTELKNIFILLISGIIGIGLGDTFYLKSLQTIGTRKTLSIETLSPLMAALSGEFFINENLTTKSWVGIIIVTISLFIILRKDNDFKEENSSFSKKNNFKIFAFPFLSVLCAVLGGLLSRMAFLQSNLSPFLTTEIRLLGAIIFLISLKGFKINFFLKNIDKKQQKRFFISILLGTNIGIFLQQVVFKTLPIGVGWALLSISPVISLFFAKTEEREITQKITFFTCFLFFGLTLIIL, encoded by the coding sequence TTGATTGGAATCCTTTCTGCTTTTGGAGCTGCTACATCTTGGACATATGCGTGCTTTATTTGGCGCTCGCAAACTCAAAAATATAAATCAATAGATATTAATTTAATAAAAAATATAATAGCTTTTTTAATTTTTATACCTGCTTTTATCAATCTAAACTCTACAACTGAATTAAAAAACATATTTATTCTACTAATTAGTGGAATAATAGGTATAGGTTTAGGTGATACTTTCTATTTAAAATCACTGCAAACAATTGGCACAAGAAAAACGTTATCTATAGAAACTCTTTCTCCGTTAATGGCAGCTTTGTCAGGGGAATTTTTTATTAATGAAAATTTAACAACTAAATCATGGGTTGGAATAATTATAGTAACAATTTCGCTATTCATAATTCTAAGAAAAGATAACGATTTTAAAGAGGAAAACTCCTCTTTCTCAAAAAAAAATAACTTTAAGATTTTTGCTTTTCCTTTTTTATCAGTTTTATGTGCTGTTCTTGGAGGTCTTTTATCAAGGATGGCTTTCCTTCAAAGCAATTTATCTCCTTTCCTTACAACTGAAATAAGATTATTAGGAGCAATAATTTTTTTGATTAGTCTAAAAGGATTTAAGATTAATTTTTTCTTAAAAAACATAGACAAAAAACAACAAAAAAGATTTTTTATTTCAATACTTCTTGGAACAAATATAGGAATATTTCTACAACAAGTTGTGTTTAAAACCCTTCCCATAGGAGTAGGGTGGGCTTTATTAAGCATATCTCCAGTAATTTCCTTATTTTTTGCTAAGACTGAGGAAAGAGAAATTACCCAAAAAATAACATTTTTTACTTGTTTTTTATTTTTTGGCTTGACATTAATAATTCTTTAA
- a CDS encoding NAD(P)/FAD-dependent oxidoreductase has translation MEPFDLAVVGGGAAGFMTAITAAENGVKRIIILEGTSKLMEKVRISGGGRCNVTNATWIPNELIENYPRGGIRLLESFNRFAAGDIYDWFEKKGLKLKIEEDLRVFPVSNSSSDVIDCLRKSALSKNVEILTKFFVKEISKNPDNIFNICSLKKAKVTAKNIILSTGGNPSGYKLAQNLGHTIVKPVPSLFTFSTKEPNLDECSGVSIKGIDIEINLKNKNFQNRGDLLITHWGFSGPAVLKLSSIAARELYSQKYKFNLIIKWSSLSYEELKDKINYLRLNKGKVNLINSRPVPLLTKRLWIFILKKIGINKEKKWADLLADEREKMINTLMRDKYIISGKGPFGEEFVTSGGVKINEVNFKSMESLICPGLFFSGEVLDVDGITGGFNFQHCWTSGWIAGMAVSKLNQSFIN, from the coding sequence TTGGAACCTTTTGATTTAGCAGTTGTTGGAGGCGGTGCAGCCGGTTTTATGACAGCAATAACTGCTGCTGAAAATGGAGTAAAAAGAATAATAATTCTTGAAGGAACTTCAAAACTTATGGAGAAAGTAAGGATTAGTGGAGGGGGAAGATGTAACGTCACTAATGCGACATGGATACCGAATGAACTAATTGAGAACTACCCCAGAGGTGGAATTCGGCTATTGGAATCATTTAATCGTTTTGCTGCTGGAGATATATACGATTGGTTTGAGAAAAAAGGGTTAAAATTAAAAATTGAGGAAGATCTAAGAGTATTCCCAGTGTCTAATTCTTCTTCAGATGTTATTGATTGTTTGAGAAAAAGTGCTTTATCAAAAAACGTAGAAATATTAACAAAATTTTTTGTAAAAGAAATTTCAAAAAATCCAGATAATATATTCAATATTTGTAGTCTTAAAAAAGCAAAGGTAACTGCAAAAAATATTATTCTTTCAACTGGAGGTAATCCAAGCGGATATAAATTAGCTCAAAATCTGGGACACACCATTGTTAAACCTGTACCATCGCTTTTTACTTTTTCTACAAAAGAACCAAATTTGGATGAATGTAGTGGGGTATCGATAAAGGGCATTGATATAGAAATTAATTTAAAAAATAAGAATTTTCAAAATAGAGGCGATTTACTAATAACGCATTGGGGGTTTAGTGGGCCAGCAGTATTAAAACTTTCATCAATTGCAGCAAGGGAACTTTATAGCCAAAAATATAAATTTAATTTAATCATTAAATGGTCTTCTTTAAGTTATGAGGAGTTAAAAGATAAAATTAATTATTTAAGATTAAATAAAGGCAAGGTGAATCTTATTAACAGTAGACCTGTTCCACTTTTAACAAAAAGATTATGGATTTTTATATTAAAGAAAATAGGTATTAATAAAGAGAAAAAGTGGGCTGATTTACTGGCGGATGAAAGAGAGAAAATGATAAATACTCTAATGAGGGATAAATATATAATTTCGGGCAAAGGTCCATTTGGAGAGGAATTTGTTACTTCCGGGGGCGTAAAAATTAATGAGGTTAATTTTAAAAGTATGGAGAGCTTAATTTGTCCAGGGTTATTTTTTTCTGGAGAAGTTTTGGATGTTGATGGGATTACTGGTGGATTTAATTTTCAACATTGTTGGACAAGTGGATGGATCGCTGGGATGGCAGTCTCAAAGTTAAATCAATCATTTATAAATTAA
- a CDS encoding GAF domain-containing protein, translating to MQNLVSKKEEEQRRLKALAEYRILGTKPESCYDDITKIAATTCNVPISLMTLIDKDKQWFKSKIGLQISETRRDWSFCTHAIKENSPLIIHDAYQDERFINNPLVTGDPKIRFYAGFPLRNSDGNKLGTLCVIDRKPGNLTTQQFNIMELLSKQIVSFLELRKKSLNLLDALSNLHKQEGILSVCSYCREVKNKEGDWMHLEKYLSKISDIRFSHGVCDNCMEKHFPDVIEVWNKRDFFEDGQKRFLKS from the coding sequence ATGCAGAATCTTGTATCAAAAAAAGAAGAAGAGCAAAGAAGATTAAAAGCTTTAGCAGAATATAGGATTTTGGGAACCAAGCCAGAATCATGTTATGACGATATTACAAAAATTGCTGCTACAACCTGTAATGTGCCTATTTCTTTAATGACTTTGATAGACAAAGATAAACAATGGTTTAAATCCAAAATTGGACTTCAAATATCAGAAACTAGAAGAGATTGGTCTTTTTGTACACATGCAATAAAAGAAAATAGTCCATTAATTATTCATGATGCTTACCAAGATGAAAGATTTATAAATAATCCATTGGTAACTGGAGATCCAAAGATTCGTTTTTATGCAGGTTTTCCCCTTAGAAATAGTGATGGTAATAAGCTTGGAACTCTGTGTGTAATAGACAGAAAGCCAGGAAATCTAACTACACAACAATTTAATATTATGGAATTATTATCCAAGCAAATAGTTTCATTTTTAGAGCTTAGAAAAAAGTCATTAAATTTGCTAGATGCTTTATCTAATTTGCATAAACAGGAAGGGATTTTATCTGTATGTTCATATTGCAGAGAAGTGAAAAATAAGGAGGGAGATTGGATGCATTTAGAAAAATATCTTTCGAAAATTAGTGATATTAGATTCAGTCATGGGGTTTGTGATAATTGTATGGAAAAACATTTCCCAGATGTAATCGAAGTGTGGAATAAAAGGGATTTTTTTGAAGATGGTCAAAAAAGGTTTTTAAAGTCCTAG
- a CDS encoding DUF2214 family protein, which produces MLLGTLLTGEIAKSALVAYVHYLGIILCFGSLLFERLTLKVGLNRNETISMIIADVVYGLAGVAILVTGILRVKYFGQGGDFYTGNPVFWIKVSLYILVGLLSLYPTTTYILWAIPLSKNKLPEISENLVKRFRLIITTELVGFATIPLFATLMARGVGLG; this is translated from the coding sequence ATGTTATTAGGAACTTTATTAACAGGTGAAATTGCTAAAAGTGCATTAGTAGCATATGTTCATTATTTAGGAATTATATTGTGTTTCGGTTCTCTTTTATTTGAAAGATTGACTCTCAAAGTAGGTCTTAATAGAAATGAGACGATTTCAATGATAATTGCTGATGTGGTTTATGGCTTGGCAGGAGTTGCAATATTGGTTACTGGGATTTTGCGTGTTAAGTATTTTGGTCAAGGCGGTGATTTTTATACAGGTAATCCTGTTTTTTGGATAAAAGTTTCTCTTTACATTCTGGTGGGATTACTTTCTTTATATCCAACAACAACTTATATCTTATGGGCGATTCCATTAAGTAAGAATAAATTACCTGAAATATCTGAAAATCTAGTTAAGAGGTTCAGACTAATCATTACTACCGAATTAGTGGGCTTTGCAACAATACCTTTGTTTGCCACTCTCATGGCTAGAGGTGTAGGTTTAGGTTGA
- a CDS encoding DUF1643 domain-containing protein: MKNLFLERNCLISANKLYRWSLSYKISKSKKEIIFIGLNPSLSDEVFLDNTTKKIIKISKKNNYGKVKLINLFALISSKPEKLFNHKNPVGYLNNNHIYKNLKHWSENKNCDLWLGWGNKGKFLNRNKKISKKIMQYNLIRKNNFYDPIGPLLIKKTIKDNPIHPLYCSDNSILQSYF; the protein is encoded by the coding sequence TTGAAAAATTTATTTCTAGAAAGAAATTGTTTAATAAGTGCTAACAAACTATATAGATGGAGTTTAAGTTATAAGATTTCTAAATCTAAAAAAGAGATTATCTTTATTGGTTTAAATCCCTCATTATCGGATGAAGTTTTCTTGGACAATACAACAAAAAAGATAATCAAAATTTCGAAAAAAAATAATTACGGCAAAGTAAAATTAATCAATCTATTTGCTCTTATTTCAAGCAAACCAGAAAAACTTTTTAATCATAAAAACCCTGTGGGGTATCTAAACAATAATCATATTTATAAAAACTTAAAACACTGGTCTGAAAATAAAAATTGTGATTTATGGTTAGGTTGGGGTAACAAAGGTAAATTTTTAAATAGAAATAAAAAAATATCAAAAAAAATAATGCAATATAACTTAATTAGGAAAAATAATTTTTATGATCCTATTGGACCGCTTTTAATTAAGAAAACAATCAAAGATAATCCAATACACCCTCTATATTGTTCTGATAATTCCATCCTCCAATCTTATTTTTAG
- a CDS encoding pirin family protein — translation MSLKIIKVRKSHERFRTTKEWLKSMHSFSFAEHRDPKWDNFGKIRVINEDIISPNAGFNMHSHANMEIITVVTKGAITHRDSLNNLGKIYKDEVQVMSAGTGISHSEKNEENESCKLFQIWIYPQKENIKPRYDQITLNEKSCDNIIFNYKDGKNNKLFLNQSISLWRCKYKPIKEKKLPLKIDKYNWIQIIEGNLLLKSKDSNLNLCIESGDGLGFEVNYYDDVSIDTDTDLDFLLFSMPSL, via the coding sequence ATGTCTTTAAAAATAATTAAAGTAAGAAAATCCCACGAAAGATTTAGAACGACTAAAGAATGGCTAAAATCGATGCATTCATTTTCTTTCGCAGAGCATAGAGATCCAAAATGGGATAATTTTGGGAAAATTAGAGTTATAAACGAAGATATTATTTCTCCTAATGCAGGATTTAATATGCATTCTCATGCAAATATGGAAATAATTACTGTCGTAACAAAAGGAGCAATAACTCATAGAGACTCGTTAAATAATCTTGGAAAAATTTATAAAGATGAAGTACAAGTTATGTCTGCAGGTACTGGGATCTCTCATAGCGAGAAGAATGAAGAAAATGAGAGTTGTAAGTTGTTCCAGATTTGGATATACCCTCAAAAAGAAAATATCAAACCTCGATATGATCAAATTACATTAAATGAAAAGTCGTGTGACAATATTATTTTTAATTACAAAGACGGTAAAAATAATAAGCTTTTTCTAAATCAAAGTATATCTTTATGGCGTTGTAAATATAAGCCAATTAAAGAAAAAAAATTGCCATTAAAAATCGATAAATATAATTGGATACAAATAATAGAAGGTAATCTTTTATTAAAAAGTAAAGACTCTAATTTGAATTTATGTATCGAATCTGGAGATGGCTTGGGTTTTGAAGTTAATTATTATGATGATGTCTCTATAGATACTGATACAGACCTAGATTTTCTCTTATTTTCGATGCCTTCCTTATAG
- the murD gene encoding UDP-N-acetylmuramoyl-L-alanine--D-glutamate ligase — protein sequence MIDNHSSKRNINLVIGLGKSGFWAAKYLRSINKRVIVWESKDGIEFLERKTALEELNIIVSLNKEFVFEEIQPFLKEIESVVVSPSIPYDHITIIELKKKGIKVIGEINVAWEILKDTNWIGITGTNGKTTVTHLLSHILCDTGLYAPFAGNIGTPLCKYAHSKKHEKIDWVVAELSSYQIEISPEVKPNIGIWTTFTEDHLERHKTLENYFNIKKSLLEKSDFRIYNYDDKNLRNHYSALSRGVWITTSFDKSSFIQCDYWIDDQAYIIERGKRLFKLEHFALKGKHNLQNLLLVIAAARKVGLSGKKIKDSLSNYKQLPHRMETIYKNNDLEIINDSKATNFDSSIAGISSIEGQIIIIAGGRLKGNEYSEWIKVLKKKVKCVFLFGESSKVLKMALINEGFKKNIFEFSELKELLNFVFHYLQNNRVETLLFSPSCSSFDQFKNYEERGDYFKKLISEKLKVNKSIFCSSIIS from the coding sequence ATGATAGATAATCATTCAAGTAAAAGAAATATTAATCTTGTAATTGGATTAGGTAAATCTGGATTTTGGGCTGCCAAGTATTTGAGAAGCATAAATAAGAGAGTAATTGTTTGGGAAAGTAAAGATGGGATAGAATTCTTAGAAAGAAAAACAGCATTAGAAGAGCTTAATATCATAGTTTCTCTAAATAAAGAATTTGTATTTGAAGAAATTCAACCTTTTTTGAAAGAGATCGAATCTGTTGTTGTTAGTCCATCAATACCTTATGACCATATAACTATTATTGAATTAAAAAAAAAGGGAATTAAAGTAATTGGAGAAATTAATGTTGCATGGGAAATTTTAAAAGACACAAATTGGATAGGTATTACTGGCACTAATGGCAAGACTACTGTTACTCATCTACTAAGCCATATACTCTGTGATACTGGATTATATGCGCCTTTTGCTGGAAATATTGGTACACCTTTATGTAAGTATGCTCACTCCAAAAAACATGAAAAAATTGATTGGGTTGTAGCTGAATTAAGCAGTTATCAAATAGAAATATCTCCAGAAGTAAAACCTAATATTGGAATATGGACAACCTTCACAGAAGATCATCTTGAAAGACATAAAACACTTGAAAACTATTTCAACATAAAAAAAAGCTTGCTAGAAAAATCTGATTTTAGAATTTATAATTATGACGATAAAAACTTAAGAAATCACTACAGTGCGCTATCAAGAGGTGTTTGGATAACAACTAGTTTCGATAAATCTAGTTTTATTCAATGCGATTATTGGATAGATGATCAAGCATACATAATTGAGAGAGGCAAGAGACTATTCAAACTTGAACATTTTGCGTTAAAAGGAAAGCATAATCTTCAAAATCTTTTATTGGTAATTGCAGCAGCAAGAAAAGTTGGATTATCTGGAAAGAAGATTAAAGATTCTTTATCTAATTACAAACAATTACCCCATAGGATGGAAACAATTTATAAAAATAATGATCTGGAAATAATTAATGATAGTAAAGCTACAAATTTTGATTCATCTATTGCAGGAATAAGTTCAATTGAAGGTCAAATAATAATTATTGCTGGGGGTAGATTAAAAGGCAATGAATATAGTGAGTGGATAAAAGTTTTAAAGAAAAAAGTTAAATGTGTTTTCCTTTTTGGAGAAAGCTCAAAAGTCCTAAAAATGGCGCTTATTAATGAAGGATTTAAAAAAAATATTTTTGAATTTTCAGAACTGAAAGAGCTTTTAAATTTTGTTTTTCATTATTTACAAAATAATAGGGTTGAAACATTATTATTCTCACCTTCATGCTCTAGTTTTGATCAATTTAAAAATTATGAAGAGCGTGGAGATTATTTTAAGAAACTAATAAGTGAAAAATTAAAGGTAAATAAATCCATTTTTTGTTCAAGTATCATTTCGTAA